The proteins below are encoded in one region of Apteryx mantelli isolate bAptMan1 chromosome 25, bAptMan1.hap1, whole genome shotgun sequence:
- the LOC106500259 gene encoding lysozyme C-like gives MTKSLLFFGFLLVFLSLALPGTQGKVIPQCDLVKILHQHGFEHFVGSTVADWICLVQHESGYNTKAFHDNGPSRHYGIFQINSQFWCADGKTRGSKNACHISCSKFQDDNIEDDIQCAKKIAQEARGLSPWYGWKKHCQGKDLSSYIKGC, from the exons ATGACAAAGTCACTGCTTTTCTTTGGCTTTCTTCTTGTCTTCCTCAGCTTAGCACTGCCAGGCACTCAGGGCAAAGTCATCCCCCAGTGCGACTTGGTGAAGATCCTACATCAGCACGGCTTTGAGCACTTCGTGGGAAGTACTGTAGCTGACT GGATCTGCCTGGTGCAACATGAGAGCGGCTACAACACTAAAGCTTTCCATGACAATGGTCCGAGCAGACACTATGGGATATTTCAGATCAACAGTCAGTTCTGGTGTGCAGATGGCAAGACCCGTGGATCCAAAAATGCCTGTCATATCAGTTGCTCAA AATTTCAAGATGATAATATTGAGGATGATATTCAGTGTGCCAAGAAGATTGCTCAGGAGGCTCGTGGCCTCAGCCCATG GTACGGCTGGAAAAAACACTGCCAGGGAAAAGACTTGAGTTCCTATATCAAGGGTTGCTAA